The DNA window ttgcaaaattgtgaatttgtttaaaaataaaaaataaaaatctaagtgTATGTTTAGCTGGAATAAATGCATCACTACTGTTTACTACATAAGGCCGAACATCATAGTTACTCAAATTTTTCCAAACTAGGGTTGGTGATGGTATGCATTAAGCTGTCAATTTAATTGTTTGgattcatttttatttctttttctaatttaatttatagtaTTGGATTTTGGGGGAGTAGTTATTGTGTGATTGGTACACAtacaattaataaagatctgATGAAGAAATTCATCATCAATATAATGGCCCTATAGTCTCCATCATAATTCTCTATCCTCCAACACTAATGCACTGGCATGACTTTGTGTTGAACTTTAGTTATGTTTGGCTAAACCTATTGAGtcatcacatttttttatttttaacaaataaagaataattacCCAAATGGAACCAACAAACAATTTATTTTGATACTTGAACCCTTCCTATTCAAATAAATGACCTTTACTTTGTAAGATATATTTAATTAGttgacattattattattgttgtgtcCAGAGCTTCTCAAATAAAGTGAGTTAGTAGAGATTCTGAGAGTATATATATGGTcccttcaattttattttattttattttaaaaaataacttccATATGTATAGAAATATTGTCATATAATAAGTATATATGAGTATATATACTATATCCTACTACACATAAATATAATGACCTTATTCATATTAAAAGCATAAATATGAACAAGGACGATGACATCACAATtgcattattatatatttgagagtgaaaatatatattgtttGTTACGATAATCAAGTATAGTTATTACAAGAGTTGAATGATATATAGGTTgattaatttcttaattaacTATAAATCTTTTTCTTAGGATTCCGGGAAATAATAATTAAGTGGTATTTGCAATGCTAGAGTTGTTTATCATCTTTGGCATTATTTTACTTTTCGCACTTGTTAACATAttagaattgaaaattttatcaaCTATTGTTTATGAAATTTAATGACATTTAATTAGGTATAACTATATctataaaattgattaatttatatgttgatttGCACTATTAGAACAATTTGGGAggtcatttattttatttttagcaaCAATAAAAATAGTCACTAATATATTTTTCGATAGTTAGACATTACTTATCTTATATTTCATCGCAAAATTTTTTTAGCAATAATTGTGTAATTAccagtaaaatttttaattattataacatatagtaataataataaatatataattttttcaaaagtttaaatAAGATATAATAACCGTTAtgttattatcattaaaaataatttttattgtaataTATACCTTATCATTATAGTCTATATACCAGAAATGAAAAAGACACGATGATACATTTTAGTATCTAGAGATCACGTTTCATTTGTTTAtggttttaattaattaattaaacatgGTGTGCATGTCGATGGCCACATAATAAGCCTATTAGGTCAAAATTAAACCCTTTTGCCCCAAATCTTATATTCATAAGCAAAATTTACTCCCATAATCATGTATGTATCTGGCTAATGGGAAGACAGAGACActcatcaaaataataatttagcaaTAACCTTTTtctaattaaactaaaataatgaGGAAATGAATTATTAAGAGAGGGTGTGCTACTATGTATGTGGGGTGactttattaaaataaacaaagtttCCAGGTTCCAACCAACCATAACTTGAAAATTAGTGATTAAATTGAGACCATATAACTTGGTCCTTGTGGACATGTCGCCCACCCTCATGGCAAATCAAAAACCCTTCTTCCCTTtgcttttccttctcttttcttttgcttctaatataatatataatatatattgttttatCCTTTGTTTTTAAGGAACTAATGTTCAAAAACACaatttaaaaagtatatttgtctaaaattaatctttaaaagaataaaagtcacaaattaatttttaaaaaatacaataagttAAATTAGCCATTCTGTTAACTAAATAATCACGCGTgctacaaaaataatttatgtcaCGCCTCATTATTTAATTGGTAGTAGAATTAATTTAAAGCAtttgatctttttaaaattaaattaaaaactaaattgatGCACACATTGATAAAttcatctttttaaattttgtataatctattgataatttgatatacattcttttttctttattattagaGTGTTTAATACAATTCAAATACTCAAAATATTTATGCTCACCCAAATATTCTAAATCTTTAGACAGTGAGAGATTTTGATATAATACATTACCCATTAActctttaaaaaattcaaacaagtACTAGATCAAACATTTCTCGCTACTTATTcgtttaattttattatgagtttgtttgaaatttatgaattagaatgtattaaaaaaaaaatttttggaataaataaaaagaaagtatttaaatttttttgagaattttaatttttacacactttttttttcatttataaatcaaactaaaagaactctaattttaaaattagttttcacATAAACAAGTTTAGTATGTCAAATATTAAAAGGGAAAGCATGAGGAgcaatggaatatttgtacaatgtataTAATGGAGACTTTTTCTCATGACATAGTATTAGAGCGCTAGATCCGAAAGATGAGTTAGATTTTTGGTGAAcccaaaattaatttaactttttaaaaatatgtttattatCTCTAGTACTCAGATGGTTATCCTAGCGGCatccatattaaaaatatccttctttttatattttgacaATAAGTGGgtgttttttttgtgactacAATAAGTGgatatttaatataaaagaagaaaatttaactcatatatataagaattattttaaattaaaatattgaattctattctattaatatgataaaattattttaaattatggaATAGAATCTTAATAGAAATAAATTATAGTATAATTCAAAtggtataaatattttttaaatatttttaaaataaattcgtcaataaattataattgaaatggTATAATTTTTTCATACTCATTTAAGAAGTTGTGGTTTAAATCTACGTATTTTTGTTAAAGAAAAATTTCTAAACAAACTCGGAGAAGAGTCTCTCTCTGGTATAAAAGGAGGCTAAGGTGACGGCTTTTGTTTCGGTTTGTTGAGATGAGAGAGAGTTGGTGGAGCATTGAATGGAAGAAATGGTGATGGCAACATTGGACCTAATAACTGCATCTCCtcattcatcttcatcttcttcatcttcaccCACCACTGATAATAATAACAAccacccttcttcttcttcttcttcttcttcttcatcactttGTCTCTCAAGCATCTCAACAAGAAGAACCGATTTGAGCACCGACCTCAGACTTGGCCTTAGTCTCTCTCCTTCTCATTATTCAACACCATCAAGGTACATACATCCATCTAAACCcttcatatatttaattaattaagatgtTAATATAAGTAATGTGTAGCAGGGAACAAAGAAGTAGTTTTGATTGGCCACCAGTGAAGTCAACATTGAGGTGCACCCTTGTTGAGAAAAGTCAAATATCTCAGTTTGTTAAAGTATACATGGAAGGCATCCCCATCGGTAGGAAGCTCAATCTGCTGGCACACCATAATTATCATGCTCTTGTTAAGGCTCTTGCCAACATGTTCAGAACTACCATACTCTGTAAGCAAATCAACTCTCtctttcaaattcaatcttatatATAATCAATCTCACACTcccaatttcttttttcttttctttaggcCCTGACTCTCATCAATTACCACTCATCTCTGGGAATAATGTTCATGTTCTTACTTATGAGGATCAAGAAGGGGATTGGATGATGGTTGGAGATGTTCCATGGGAgtaagttattatattatattaatcttcaaaaaatttggtgaaattcactccatttagtttctttttatttctctattAGGTCGTAttcatttcttttaaaatgTGCCTGtagtaatatttaattaaaaaaaataaagtgacaattgaattttcaaaaattttaattttgaattaattagttttttatgaaaaaaaattaattagattcTCTACGATAATATACAAtgaatatatttatctttttgtcAATGAATAgtttaaaatgaaataaaattgtctaaatattttattatttataataataaatgtatTTACTATAacatgaatataaaaataatatacttttagacaataaaaaattattatattttaaattttcatataatttttatcaatttttttatttattagaaatCTTTCAAAATAGGTAAAATTTTAGAGAAGTGCTAGGGGCTagcaatttttgtgttttgtaaccatcaattggccatcaattatgtttttaatagtgtgagattacATCAACGGCCATccaatggtgagagatcactcACCTTTCTTTTAATGGTTAAGTGCTGGccacaaaatataaaagttgCTGCCTCCAAGActttctcaaaattttattctaaaaattattatttgcatgatgatcttttatatataaacatgtatagtattttatgatatatataaatattaccaCTAAATTTTACGTGATAAATTAATAGAAGGAGATAATGTGTCTATCGTTTCTATCCTAGAAAGCAGGGCGGAGctagaaaaaatattagaggggggctaaaattatttacacaataaaataatattaaaataaaacttttagGGGGGGCtaaactgaaatttacatataatttacatgtaaaaaattaaaattaggggggGCCGTTGCCCCCCTTTCCCAGTATGTAGCTTCGCCCCTgctagaaagctaaattaata is part of the Arachis duranensis cultivar V14167 chromosome 1, aradu.V14167.gnm2.J7QH, whole genome shotgun sequence genome and encodes:
- the LOC107470383 gene encoding auxin-responsive protein IAA31 isoform X2 is translated as MEEMVMATLDLITASPHSSSSSSSSPTTDNNNNHPSSSSSSSSSSLCLSSISTRRTDLSTDLRLGLSLSPSHYSTPSREQRSSFDWPPVKSTLRCTLVEKSQISQFVKVYMEGIPIGRKLNLLAHHNYHALVKALANMFRTTILCPDSHQLPLISGNNVHVLTYEDQEGDWMMVGDVPWEMFLTSVKKLKITRADRC
- the LOC107470383 gene encoding auxin-responsive protein IAA31 isoform X1, with translation MEEMVMATLDLITASPHSSSSSSSSPTTDNNNNHPSSSSSSSSSSLCLSSISTRRTDLSTDLRLGLSLSPSHYSTPSSREQRSSFDWPPVKSTLRCTLVEKSQISQFVKVYMEGIPIGRKLNLLAHHNYHALVKALANMFRTTILCPDSHQLPLISGNNVHVLTYEDQEGDWMMVGDVPWEMFLTSVKKLKITRADRC